One region of Glycine max cultivar Williams 82 chromosome 9, Glycine_max_v4.0, whole genome shotgun sequence genomic DNA includes:
- the LOC100797195 gene encoding myb family transcription factor PHL5, producing MYHFSQVSNGEHSSVANVGGLETDSFNFQQHVFDAQFSCLKFDSQNLLCQSSGDNSAPILFGSVVDSFLSSDEDTFCDTYSEYSELPCHEVSLYEHFRHENNILESNYSAPVNEVEVVCATSGMVPTRKNRIKWTKDLHEQFVVAVNSLGGPQKAKPKAVLQMMNSKLLTIFHVKSHLQKYRTTMYMQNTTKEGYKESQGRDMVTELQQKIYMQLEESRLLQLEIERGIQEQLKAQRNLQMLVEEQKEQVNSVTGQNQTKQTGGSKSLEEK from the exons ATGTATCATTTTTCGCAGGTGTCAAACGGAGAACACAGCAGTGTAGCCAACGTTGGAGGCTTAGAAACAGACAGCTTCAACTTCCAACAACATGTGTTTGATGCTCAATTTTCGTGTTTGAAGTTCGATTCACAAAACTTGTTGTGTCAATCTTCTGGGGACAACTCTGCTCCAATATTATTCGGAAGTGTTGTTGATTCTTTCTTGTCCAGTGATGAAGACACGTTTTGTGACACATATAGTGAATATAGTGAACTTCCTTGCCATGAAGTGTCACTTTATGAGCATTTCAGACACGAAAACAACATCTTGGAGAGTAATTATTCTGCCCCAGTTAATGAG GTTGAGGTTGTTTGTGCTACTTCTGGCATGGTTCCAACTAGGAAAAACAGAATAAAATGGACCAAAGATTTACATGAACAATTTGTTGTGGCGGTCAATAGCCTTGGTGGTCCTCAAA AAGCAAAACCCAAGGCAGTGCTACAGATGATGAATTCAAAGTTGCTTACCATTTTTCATGTTAAAAGTCACTTGCAG AAATATCGGACCACAATGTACATGCAAAACACTACCAAGG AGGGGTACAAAGAAAGCCAAGGCAGAGACATGGTCACGGAACTTCAACAGAAAAT CTATATGCAACTTGAGGAATCAAGACTACTGCAACTTGAGATTGAGAGAGGTATTCAAGAACAATTGAAG GCTCAACGAAATTTGCAAATGCTAGTCGAAGAACAAAAGGAGCAAGTCAATAGTGTAACTGGTCAAAATCAAACAAAGCAAACTGGAGGATCCAAATctttggaagaaaaataa